Genomic DNA from Paenibacillus donghaensis:
TGTGATTTTGATGTATTGGAGAGGTACCGAAGCGGTCATAACGGGGCGGTCTTGAAAACCGTTAGAGTGCAAGCTCACATGGGTTCGAATCCCATCCTCTCCGCCATTTTTTAGATAATGAATTCAACTATAAATAGAGCCGTTTCCTCCGGGAAACGGTTTTTTTGCGCCTGCTGGCTACCTGGGAATAAAAAACCTGATTTCTCCACATTGTATTAGAGAAGGAGGCTGATGATAATTATGGACAGACCTTTGCAAATGGACCAGCATAGCCTGGTCACCGCCTGGAAGGAACAGCTGCCGACTACAATGGATGATGGAGAGAGCTTTCGGGTACTGGCCGATGACGGCAACCGCAGCAGCTTGCTGATTCACTTTGACGCAGCGGGACACCAGGCTTATTCGCTTGATTTCCGCTGCACCTATGTGGACAGCAGGGAAGTCGCGGTTGATCTGCTGGATGTGGAGCAGAGCGGACGCCATACCGATGAACGTACTGAAGCAGTACAGCAGCTTGCACAGCGATATACCCGGCAGATCCATGAATGTGCACAAGCCCTGCAGGGACTGACCAACCCCTAGAGTACAATTCACTCAGGGTAGCAAGAACGAAAATTGTGAGGAGGATTCATTATGAGCAAACCGAAAAGTATACCTGCCCCCGGGGCAGAGCCGGTGCAGACAGCAGCACGCAATAAAGAGCATAAGTCATCTATGCAGGAGCCGTTGTCAGGCTCCAAAAAAGTAAAGCAGGCGAATCATGTAGACCATCACAACCC
This window encodes:
- a CDS encoding small acid-soluble spore protein P, which translates into the protein MSKPKSIPAPGAEPVQTAARNKEHKSSMQEPLSGSKKVKQANHVDHHNPQG